Part of the Anopheles coluzzii chromosome 3, AcolN3, whole genome shotgun sequence genome is shown below.
TTAccagttttattttcttagaTAATAATCCCCAACACAACAGCTTTGAGATAACGTTAAGCAAAACTACACCTTCTTCACATTTTCACGGATGATTTTCCACGGATTTGCAGGGTGGAATGTTTTCCCCCTTGCACTTACCAACGAACACGATCGTTCGGGACTTCGAGCCAATCAATGCACCCTTCAGCGCTTCTCAACTACCGCTGGCTGCGGTTCTAACCATTGACAGCAATGCTGGCTGCGTACTGCATTCCCGACAAGCAAAAAGCAGTTGTGGAGATTTTGAATAGAATGCTGAGGAGCGGTTGATTCAATTTGTTAAGCCGAGGCCagacagacacaaaaaaagtCGTATCGAAAGGACAGTAAGCCCATGTATTCTACAAATACATGCGCATTGTTCACCAGAATTAAGCCAATTTTTTCTAAAATTTATGTTAAGTTGTTGGTTTGCGCTGTAGAACAAAGAAATCACCCAACTCGTTAGAATTTCTCCGTACCAATCGGACGAATCGGTTAGCCGGTCTCgaggtacagtcgtcaactcgtacgacttaacaacacgcccgtcatgggtttcAGGTCCTAAATgaaccgtgccgccatacgtaggactcaCTATTCTGCTCTGGGGGGTAATCCATGAGTAAcagaaagccaagcccacaagtaaTGGTACAGACAGGTCTTGACCAACAACGGCGAAAAGAACAAGAATCAAAGGAACAAGCTTAATCgatggaaaaaaggaagcGTTACGAAACGTTACGGAGTGTTACTAATTGTTACTAAGCGTTACTTTTCAtctgtatttttttcgttacGTGAGAAACTTTCTACGTGAGAAAGCATAATAACAGCAATTTTGTTAGGATTTCGATCGCCAACAGATCGACCGAAATCCATCGACCAAAAAAAGTAGGCGTTACGAAACGTTACGAAGTGTTACGAAGCGTTATATTTGATCTGTTTTACGttagagcgtttctacatacaccgagactgcatctgagagatggctgtgagcaaattgacaaccggtttctcacgcCGGTATGTGTAGAAGCTCCGgaaagcgccgagatgagacatttaaaatgatgttgaaaaaatccatttgaatcgctaaaatgaagtcaaaaaagtttattttactaataatataatatttctatgattattagacggcaaaaatgcaaactgtAATTGATCGTTTGTcataaactgccaattcaaatttttctcagctccatcgtgctttgcatgccgaggagatttctctcaccgaaaatgctgtcagtcgctgtcaaatcatgctgtcagttttttttcagctgctttctcggtgtatgtagaaacgctcttacggtgttttttgtgtgtctgacTGCTGCCTAACGATTAACGATAGAAAGTAAGTTAATGGGACAAGGTTAACGTTGAAACCATTCCAATTTACCTGCACGCGTACAGACTCTACCCAGGAAACAGTAATGAGCAAgctttctttcgctctttctGGTATGCTTGCCTATGAGGCAGAACGAGAAAGTACGTTGATTTTGTTCCCTTGACTGCAATCACTATCCGCAACAGCACGTTGTTCAACGGGTTGCTGCCTTCGACAGCTGACAGCTTCGTGAGCCGCGCGGCTCTGTCAACAAAACCGGTCAACAAACAAAGCAGCCGCTATTTTCAAACAACGGTCAAACTTTCGTGGCCAATGATTGCGGCTTCCGTTCGCCTGTGCACCGCAAAATGAGCGTCAAAATGGGAGCGAACGTGTGCCCGATCACCGAGGAACGGTCGGGCACGGTGCGCGAGGTCGGCGGGCAGGCGGTATGGAGTCTTTCGTCGTGCAAACCGGGTAAGCAATGGGGGGGAAGTGCCGGGAATTGCACGCCAGCCACAATACTCCGACCGTGTCTTGTTGTCCCTTGGCCCAGGCTTCGGTGTCGATCAACTGCGCGACAACTCGATGGAAACGTACTGGCAGTCGGACGGGCAGCTGCCCCATCTGGTCAACATACAGTTTCACCGGAAGACGACGGTGAGCCAGATTTACATCTACTCCGACTACAAGCTGGACGAAAGCTACACCCCAAGCCGGATATCGATCCGCTGCGGCACGCACTTCAACGATCTGCAggaggtggaggtggtggacCTGTGCGAACCGTCCGGCTGGGTCTGCATACCGATCAAGGAGTACGAGGAGATGCTGATGTGCACGTTCATGATACAGATCGCGGTCATCAGCAACCATCAGAACGGGCGCGATACACACATGCGCCAGATCCGGATCCACTCGCCGACGGAGGGTTCGCAGTATCCACTCGAACATCACGGCAAGTTTAGCACGATAGAGTTTTCCCAGTTTAGAACGATACGCTAGGGGGGAGGGGATGGGGGGCGAGGAGAAAGGGGACTTAGTAACGGTAACGCAAAAACtatttatcaaaatataagCACATTTAATTccagaagaaaacaacgacaaaacacaacataaaGAACCTTTTTCGTTTTAACCTTTGTGAGGCGGATCCGGCACCGGTTTTACCGTGCCGAGCACCCCTCTCCAGAGTCCCTCCTTACTGCAGCAGACCACGCAGCATCGTTTCCAGCTTGCGACCGTCGGCCGCAAACTTGCGAATACCGTCCGACAGCTTGTCCGTCGACATCTGGTCCTCGTTCAGCATCCAGCGGAACGTGGCCTCATCCATCTGCACCTTCTCCAGTGGCACCTCCTTCGCCTTCTCCGCATCCAGATAGCGCTTGACCGGTTCCGCACTCTTCTCCAGCTCGCCGAGCAGCTTCGGGCTGATCGTGAGCAGATCGCACCCGGCCAGCGCCATGATCTCGCCCACGTTGCGGAACGACGCGCCCATCACGACCGTCTTGTAGCCGAACTTCTTGTAGTAGTTGTAGATCTTGGTCACCGACACGACGCCCGGATCCTGCTCCGGCTCGAACGCTTTCTGCTCCGTGTTGGCCACGTACCAGTCGAGAATGCGGCCCACGAACGGTGAGATGAGGGTGACGCCCGCCTCGGCACAGGCCACTGCCTGCGCGAACGAGAACAGCAGCGTCAGGTTGCAGTGGATGTTGTGCTCCTTCTCCAGCACACTGGCCGCCTGGATGCCCTCCCAGGTGGAGGCGAGCTTGATCAGCACCCGGTCCCGCTTGATGCCGCGCTCCTCGTACAGTGCGATCAGCTTGAGGGCTTTCGCCACCGACGCTTCCTTGTTGAAGGACAGCCGGGCATCGATTTCGGTCGACACGCGGCCCGGCACCAGCTTCAGAATTTCGCACCCGAACAGCACGAACAGCATGTCGGCCGCCTCGGACACCTGCTCGTCCAGCGTGCTGCTCAaaataggggggggggggggggggggggggaaatagATTAAATACAGAATTTGCAACTTCAGCTGCTATCAAAACTCACGTTCCCGCCTTCTGTCCGTGCTTGATGGCCTTATCGATCAGATGCTGGTACTGCTCCATGCCGGCCGCGGACAGAATCAGCGACGGATTCGTCGTAGCGTCGGTCGGCTTGTACGTTTTCATCGCTGTAAATAAAAAAGCGGGGGAAAGTTGGATAAAACGATCGTAAGGAATCACTAACTTAGTGCATGTCTCCTCCAACGTACGGCCTTCCCTTGGCGGGACGGCACGATCGCGAGCTGTTTTTCTGTCCTTCTCTCACTACCCCCATGTGGTTAGTGCGACTGGTACAAGGCGGGTGAAAGGAAATCACCGTTTGACCTCTACCGAGGCACCGATCGCGCTCATGTGACCCACGTTGGAGCAAAATGGAACAACTAGGACGGTTTATTGAGAGGCATTTAAAAATTCCAATTGGAATTAAACGTGAAAACGCTAAAACAATTTCCCCCGCTTGGGGGGATGTTGTGCCAGCGAAGCGTCAAAGCtatcgcgcgcgcgtgttttttGCCACGGCTACGGAGGAGATAATGGTTGTTTGAGAAGATGAcgattgtgtgtgtcgcaGGCGGCTCCACCGCACGCAAGCAACCAGTGCTGGAGAGAATCACCTTTAAGCGGTCACCTTGATCGACACTTGTACTACACGCATTGCagcggaacaaaaaaaaccccccatCAGGTCGCCATTGCACCAGCCAAAAACAGTATCGAAAAAGGCGAAAAATTTCCAGCCCGTGTTACTATGACAATCTGGAAAGTTTCCTTCTCGAATTTCCTGTCGCACTCGCCGCCAGCACACCTTTTGCACACACTCTTTCTTGCCCTTCTCCCTCCGTCCCCGTTACTTACCCTCGAAGTCGCCGGTGTCGGCCACGATCGTGGTGAGCTGTTTCAGTTGTTCCAAACTCGAAGccattttcgttttcttcgtCTGCGGTTCAGCGCTGCTCATCGTCGACTGAAATCCAAAATCCGATGGAAGAGCTGAAGAACTGACACACgggtgcgtgtgtttgcgGCGGTGGAGGTGGGGTGGTAGAAGGAGAGCTGGCGAACTAGACGCGAGGGGTCACACACGCTAAAGGCTGTGTTCGAGCTGCCGTTTCCTTTCCGTTCCCTTTCGGCAATGAGGCCCGGTGAAGCGTGAAGCGCACGCTGTGCGAGTAGAGCCCCGGCTGTAAAAGGTTGTGTGTAgggctgtctgtgtgtgagtgtgtgtgtgtgcaaagggTGGGGAGGCTTCGTATAGACACTTGCAAACAGGGCGCGCGCGGTGTCGAATCCACCCAGCAGGCTGGAGAATAGGTGGATTTTCGGAATATTTTTTGGGGGATCTTTCCAGGAATTTGTATCGCCCTCAAACCTCATTGGCTCTTGTGAAAATGAGTATTGAGTCGCAGCATTGAAGTAGATTCTATGCATGTTGATGTACCGACATGGGTTTGGAACCAGTTCCGGCTAACTAGGAAAAGTTCTATATCATCTACAAGACTGCAACTGTCTTTGAATAACTTTTTGCAACTGGAATAGGCGCGAGATTAGCGCTAACAACGAAATTCATCCATCTATAAAGCCATCAAAATCGTGGTCACTTACATGACATCTTTTCAGTATCACCTGCAGGACTTGAACTGGTATGCAATTAGTTTTAGTTAAGAGATTGGTGTAGTGTCAGTTGCTAAGCAGGAAACGTGCTGGAAATAGTGCCACAACCGGAAAAAAGTTCCGTATCAGTTCCAGCATCTTGATAGGCTTATGATAGGTTCTTGGAACGGGTTTCGAGATTCGAGGCCAGTTCCAGAATGTTAACGGCTCGATATCAGTTCCAGAACCCGGTTCCAATCCGGAGTTCCAGTGGGAATATCCTTCACTGAGAGTGCTTCTTACTCCACTGATATAATGGGATAGGTTATCCCATTATCTGACAGACATATCTGATACAGACATAGATTTTGGACCAGTTACAGGACCGAGGCGTATCTGGGACGAAAACCAGAATAAGTAAGAATTAAATTCCAGTGAGAGTAACTTCTACTAGTTttagattcttcttcttcttcttcttcttcttcttcttcttcttcttctttggcacaacatccattgtcggtcaaggcctgcctgtatcacTAGTGGGCTCGGCACACCGTGACATAtttattaccatagcaggatagtagTCCCTCCTAAACGTATGgtggcacggtccattcggggcttggacgagttgacgactgtactacctGACCGGCTTCTTCTAGATTGCTTTGGGATATTTTCAACGACCAAGACCTGTTTCGAATGCAGCTTCAATGATGATGCAGGTTTGATATGATGATACCAGTTGATCATACAGTTCCAGACTCAGGAGCAGTGTGAATCGTGAATGATGCGTTCTGGAGTTTATGGAGACCGCAGAAATGTGTTACATAAATACACTGTACCAGAGCAGGATTAACCAATTTGAGGAAAGACATCTCAcgtaaaaagaaataaaacaaattaatcatGAAAAAATATTGACACTTCTCAATGACTGCATAAGAATGATAACGTGCATACAATTCGGTGCATCGGGCGTACATTGGTGTGAGTTATTTGTTCATTATCGCAGCTTCAAGTATTTTTATGCAAAGCTTCGACAATTCTGGAGTGGGACGTTTGCACCGGAtaggacaaaaaaaagagattcACGATTAGAGTGCATCAAATAATACaacaagaaaaatatttccaacAAGAAACTCTTATAAAAAGAATAACACGTTTAACATAAGCACTTTAAATCTGATAAAACCAAATTTGCCCCgtaattgttgcaaattttgggaagaatttaaataattttgaataatgtTCCGCCCATTCATCGCTTGCACTGTCGAGGGCCGGCTGCAATTGCTTGTCAAAGAGAAACGCCTGCTGCGATGACGGGATGTGCGGGCCGTacgttggtgttggtgttgatgTTTACAAACCGCCAGCCGTCAAACTGAGGGGACCGTGGAAGGAGGGAGGCCTGCGCTGTCTTTTGTACGACTTCACCAGCAGCGGCAGGGAGTGGAATTAATTTATGGAGCTGTCCTCACTGATACGGCACTTACTTTGTGGGTATGCGTGAGTGAGAGAGGTTTTGTAACttaaaaaaagtgagtttttgttATATGTCGTGCTGTCCCGTGTTCCACAGGATGTGTTCAGTGTAAATACGAAGGATTTAGGAGGGGTGAAGTGACCACCAACACCAGCCCCGTCGTCGCCCTGTCGCGCAGCCGGATGTGGCCGAACATTCGGAACAGAGTTTGATAAGAAGAATTAAgggccctctctctctgttttctCGCTCGTTTTCGTTGTGGCAATTGCTCGCGATAGCACGCACGGTCCTCTCCACTAGTTCCCAGTCGTTCCGGATGCAATAGATCACCACGATGGATGATATAGACAATATTGTTCTGCACTCGTTGCGTCAAATCGATTGGTAGGTGGTTTGATGTCGACCAACATTAAGCGAAACTGACCAATTGTGTTTGCTTGCCAATTACAGCGATCTGGACGAAGACATACAGGGTTTGGAGCAGTTTACGCCCGCCGTGCTGGTGCGCACCGTTTCGAAATGTTTGCTGCTGATCGATCCGTCCCTGGACCTCCCGCAAACGCTGCCGCCCGGGATGGCGCAACGGTTCACCGTCACTGCCCGGCTAGCGGAAGCCTGCACGGTTGGTGGCTTTTTCGCTTTTCGAATTACTTTCCAACGACTGATTTActgtttctttccttcttcttcttccgtaGGCCGTCGGTTACCGGCGCGACATCGGCTACCAGACGTTCCTGTACTCGAACGTGGCCGAGGTGCGGCGCGTGTTTATGTTTCTCATCGAGCAGCTGCCCAAAGACTCGACCGATGCGGCCGACCCGGAAGCACCGCTCGATCGGGTGACGGATCTGGAGAACCGGATACTGGACAGTATGCGGCAGCAGCTGCGCGGACGGAAGGATCCGGCCACGCCGCTCGATCTTCGGAACGCGACGCTGGGCTGGGCGGGAAGCCGCTCCCGTGCCAACATTCCGTTTGTAACGCAAAGTGACGTCACGGCTGGTACGGGATTGCGTGGAAGAAAGTGGCTTCAAACGAtattaatttgtgtttttttctcgccTTGGCACAGAAATTAAGCAATACTGGCTACGCCGGAGCGGGTTTtgggaggaggaaaaggatgAAGTGGATCGGCGGGCGCCGGACGTTGCCGCCAGCACGGACGATTCCATCCTAAAGCTGCAAGCTTACTACGCGCAAAACAAAGCCCAGTGTCCGCTAGCGGAAGAGCTTGAGGAGGCTGCCGAAACGCCCGATCGCTTAGGACAGCTGGATGCGCTCGAGCAAGAAATTGCCGCCATTGAAACGGCCATCTCCGAGTCACGGCGCGAGCAGCGCGAACTTCACGCGAAACGCCGAACAGTGGCGGAAAGCGCGCAAGCGGTGGAAAGTGTGGTTGAAAAGCTAAAGGAGGAGAAAAAGATTAAGGAACGCACGCACATCCTGCTGGAAAACCCGGAGGTGAACGTGGCCAAGCTCGAGTCGATCATTGCCGCGGCCGGcgagaagatgaagaagctgCAAAGCCAGTGGGAAGCGCATCGGTCCCCGCTGGTCGCGACGCTGGAGGAACATCAAGCCAAAAATTCGGACCAAGTTGTACGTTGGAAAGCGAACCGCACAAGGACacgtgcgtgtgcgtttcGGGTTTGAATTGTGACGGTTATAAAAcgttttttcctctccatTTTAGAGCAAATCTCAAAAGGTGCTTGATCAGATCGAGTCCGCCCGGCACAAATCGGAGGAGGTGATCGTCGACCTGCAGACGAAGAGCGCCCTGCACGCCCGGCTGGTACAGGAGTACGAGCGGATGGGCCGCACCGTGAGCCGCACGGCGTACACGAGCCGCATCCTGGAGATAATCGGCAACATCCGCAAGCAGAAGACGGACATCGACAAGATACTGCACGATACGCGCAGCCTGCAGAAGGAAATCAACTCCATCACGGGCCAGCTCGACCGGCAGTTTACCGTGACGGATGATTTGATCTTTCGCAATGCGAAGCGCGACGAGTACTGCAAGCGGGCGTACATTCTGCTCGTCGCCCTGCACACCGAGTGCAGCGAGCTGACGGCCCTGGTGCAGGAAACGGGCACGGTGAAGCGTGAGGTGCGTGAGCTGGAAGATCAGATCGAGAACGAGAAGGATCGCAACGTGGTGACGAATCTGGCCCAGATCGGGCAGGATTTGGAGGAGATGCAGCGGGAAAGCCGTCGGCTGGAGGAAGCCATCCAGCAGCTGGAACTGTCCACCGGGCGGAATGGGACGAAGTAAAAAGGGGGGAGAAAGTAGTTGGACAGAAGCAACAAACACGGCTTTTTGATGGCATTGCGCGGGCACGGCAACGTAGGGAAAATAAAATGTGATATATTCCTCGTGACAAATGGacctaaaacacacacacacagattaCACCCGAAAACAACAACCGGTCACACGGAACAATTTTCACTTCACAGAACACACCAACGAAAAAACACGCTCATGTGGCAAATTGTTTGGGGGATGTTTGGCGCCAGCTGATGCCTATTTATTCAACATGTTGGTGCACAAACATTGCGGTAGTAATATTGAAAATGCACCAAACTCGTCACAAACAGTCGCGGATGGATGGAAAGGACAATTTTGCCTTTCATTTCCACCGTTCCTGCGCGCGCCCGAATTCGATGGTAAACAATACGCAAACGAGAGGGTGCCCCCGCGCTTACAACTTCAGCTTGGTACGTCTCCAGTGACGGCGCTTGGCGTTGTACCTGGAAATTGGGCAGACAAACAATCACATATTAGCACATTTAGTTGGAGGATTAAGCACGACCGATTGTGGACACttccgctgtgtgtgtgtgtgtggatgcgGCACAACAAAAACTTACCGGATGGTGTTACCCGTGCGCATACGGATCCATTGCGGAATGGGTCGGTTTTGCTTCAGCTTCTTGGCAAGCTTTTGCTTGATGCGAAACGTTTTGTGGGACGCCTGAAAACGAGAGCGGATACGATTGCGTTCATTATTACACTGCTTATGGGGTACCGCGGGCGATATTTTCCGCGTTTTCCGGCGAATTTCCAACTTACCATTTCGTGCAAGTGTGTCTACTCGGAGACCAATGACGAAAAAGAGACCGATTGGCTGTCGGAAACGCACAAACGCAGCTTCGACTCGACGCTGTAAACGCGCGCTTTGACATGCGTTCCTTGGAAAACGCACACTCCGCCTGTCAGCTGTCAATTCGCTGCGAGCTGTCATAACAATTGTttctggtttgtttttctcaccTTTTCACAGGCCGGAATTTTGGTTGCCCGTGGTTGGGtaattgttcctttttttttcgcttggCCAGCGCGTAAAATGTTGAAACTGTTCCGCGCGCCCAGCCGGCTCGGGATCGTTGCCCGGGGTTCGCTTTGGGTAAGCCGACGCACCTTCCTGTCGGACGCGTACCAGTGCCGGGAGGCGTGGAATGCCCGGCTCGCCACACCGCTGCTCGAGAAGATCAACCTGGACACGCTGTATTACGATCTGGAGCAGCGGTTCCAGCAGCGGAACAAAATCTCCGCCATCGATATCGACATCTACGCGAACAAGCTGGTGGACGAGTCGCACGTCGAGGAGGTGGCCGATCTGCTGTACAAGTTCCGGCTGACGGAGGAAACGTCCAGCACGCTCGACTCGACGCACCATGCGCTGGTGCGCAACTATCTCGACCACCGTTGCTACGGCCAGCTGATCGAGGTGCTGAACAATCGCATCGGGTACGGTGTGTTTCTGGACGCGTACAGTGCCAACCTGACGCTGGACCAGCTGCTCAAGGGGAAGGAGTTCCGGTATGCGGCGCGAGTCGCCACACTGCTAGCGCTGCAGGAAGACTTTTCCAACCCGATTACCAAAGCGCTCGCGCTGTACAGCTGCTACCGGTACGCGAAGGCGCCCGATGCGGAGCATTTCGACGATTTGGCCCCGGCCGAGCAGGGAGCTGGAGAAGCCGGTGAGggacagaagaagaaaaagaaggaagagatCAAGGTGAGGGTAAAGTTCCTGCGCAACGAGTACTTCGACGACCATTTCGATCTGACCGACagtcagctgctgctgggaaaGACGTTCGTGGAGCTTGGACGGGCGTACGGTGGTGCTGGCAGTGTGATTGGCACGAGCTGCGAGCTGCTCGGGCTGACGATGTACAGAAAGTACGAGCAGGCCTGTGAGTTTGTGAAGCAAAACGCGGGGAAGGAGTTGAACGAGGAAGCGCTGCAGATGATCCGCAGCACGCTGGAGAAGGAGCCAAACAAGGAGGATGAACAGTTGGTGGCATTTACGGAGGTGGTTGACAAACTGGAGGCGAGCATGAAGATTGGCAAGGACAGCTTCGAAAAGTTGATCCTCGAGCAGGTGAAGCAGAGTGTGGGAGAGCATGAAAAGCAGCAAATCGAGGCACAGGCAAAGGTGAGTGGCGAAGGGAAACTATCGTAAAGGAACGGTTCAACATGAATTTCCTATTTTTGCAGCTCTACACGGAGTGGTGCAATctgcggcagcagcgggtCGACGAGGAGCTGGAGCGGATGCAGCGGGCCAAGCGGCTGCAGGAGATCGAACAGCTGGCGGTGGAGATGGAGAAGGAGGAGCAGAAGCTGTGGTTCTTCGAGAACGAGGACAAGATCGACCTGCAGATCGACAGCAAGCGGGTGTTCTATCCGAAGCGGTGGTTcggcaagaagaagaagccccGCACGGTCGATGTGGATTACGTGCCGCCGGAAGTACGGCAGAGGAATTAGGCGGCCGTTTTGTGCGATGGTTCCGTGCTTTGCGTAGTGTATGAatataaattgattttaaatttattgtgaaacaatttttttatggtttttttttgtagatttgGACCCGAAACGATCGAAAATTTGGTAACTAGTTCTAAATGCATTCTCGAATAGGATTGGTGGTCCCAAAGTTATGCAGGTTATAGAACCGACGATGGAACCAACCCGAGCTTAGAATAGTTCTACAACTAATCCCCAAAATTGACTTCGAATTTAAAGGGGCTTCAATACCGTCTCAGGCCAAAAATTGGTTCAGATGACACCTTGGAACTATTCTCGAATCTTTCCTGGTTTTGCTCCTTTCAGTCATTCTATAATCAGGACTCTGAACCTATCTGATTACGGAACTGGTACCAAAACAGTCAGAATAGTATTACTTATCCCAAAATGATTCTTATTCTAGGTACCGAACTAATTCCTCTAATTACCGAAACAGGTCCTAAAATAGAATCATAAACTATGCTGGTACTGGACCTGGTTCTGTAATTCTGTTTTGGAAGTGTTCTTTTTGataacaattttaaaactgaTTCCGAACCTATCACGATGCACGTGATGGGTAATCTGGGGATGGGTAGTCGTGGATCCACTGCGGCTCCGGTTCTGAAAAACATAATCGGACTCTGGATTCGGATTTGTCTCCGCAATACCGAACGAGTTCGGAGGAGTCGCGTCACCCTCTCCGATTAGTAGTAGGGTAGCttggaatcggacctacccgattccgattccatgttcacaatcaattccggagcca
Proteins encoded:
- the LOC120955094 gene encoding anaphase-promoting complex subunit 10, which encodes MSVKMGANVCPITEERSGTVREVGGQAVWSLSSCKPGFGVDQLRDNSMETYWQSDGQLPHLVNIQFHRKTTVSQIYIYSDYKLDESYTPSRISIRCGTHFNDLQEVEVVDLCEPSGWVCIPIKEYEEMLMCTFMIQIAVISNHQNGRDTHMRQIRIHSPTEGSQYPLEHHGKFSTIEFSQFRTIR
- the LOC120955093 gene encoding probable transaldolase; this translates as MSSAEPQTKKTKMASSLEQLKQLTTIVADTGDFEAMKTYKPTDATTNPSLILSAAGMEQYQHLIDKAIKHGQKAGTTLDEQVSEAADMLFVLFGCEILKLVPGRVSTEIDARLSFNKEASVAKALKLIALYEERGIKRDRVLIKLASTWEGIQAASVLEKEHNIHCNLTLLFSFAQAVACAEAGVTLISPFVGRILDWYVANTEQKAFEPEQDPGVVSVTKIYNYYKKFGYKTVVMGASFRNVGEIMALAGCDLLTISPKLLGELEKSAEPVKRYLDAEKAKEVPLEKVQMDEATFRWMLNEDQMSTDKLSDGIRKFAADGRKLETMLRGLLQ
- the LOC120955090 gene encoding coiled-coil domain-containing protein 22 homolog, producing the protein MDDIDNIVLHSLRQIDCDLDEDIQGLEQFTPAVLVRTVSKCLLLIDPSLDLPQTLPPGMAQRFTVTARLAEACTAVGYRRDIGYQTFLYSNVAEVRRVFMFLIEQLPKDSTDAADPEAPLDRVTDLENRILDSMRQQLRGRKDPATPLDLRNATLGWAGSRSRANIPFVTQSDVTAEIKQYWLRRSGFWEEEKDEVDRRAPDVAASTDDSILKLQAYYAQNKAQCPLAEELEEAAETPDRLGQLDALEQEIAAIETAISESRREQRELHAKRRTVAESAQAVESVVEKLKEEKKIKERTHILLENPEVNVAKLESIIAAAGEKMKKLQSQWEAHRSPLVATLEEHQAKNSDQVSKSQKVLDQIESARHKSEEVIVDLQTKSALHARLVQEYERMGRTVSRTAYTSRILEIIGNIRKQKTDIDKILHDTRSLQKEINSITGQLDRQFTVTDDLIFRNAKRDEYCKRAYILLVALHTECSELTALVQETGTVKREVRELEDQIENEKDRNVVTNLAQIGQDLEEMQRESRRLEEAIQQLELSTGRNGTK
- the LOC120955095 gene encoding 60S ribosomal protein L39 — encoded protein: MASHKTFRIKQKLAKKLKQNRPIPQWIRMRTGNTIRYNAKRRHWRRTKLKL
- the LOC120955092 gene encoding uncharacterized protein LOC120955092, which translates into the protein MLKLFRAPSRLGIVARGSLWVSRRTFLSDAYQCREAWNARLATPLLEKINLDTLYYDLEQRFQQRNKISAIDIDIYANKLVDESHVEEVADLLYKFRLTEETSSTLDSTHHALVRNYLDHRCYGQLIEVLNNRIGYGVFLDAYSANLTLDQLLKGKEFRYAARVATLLALQEDFSNPITKALALYSCYRYAKAPDAEHFDDLAPAEQGAGEAGEGQKKKKKEEIKVRVKFLRNEYFDDHFDLTDSQLLLGKTFVELGRAYGGAGSVIGTSCELLGLTMYRKYEQACEFVKQNAGKELNEEALQMIRSTLEKEPNKEDEQLVAFTEVVDKLEASMKIGKDSFEKLILEQVKQSVGEHEKQQIEAQAKLYTEWCNLRQQRVDEELERMQRAKRLQEIEQLAVEMEKEEQKLWFFENEDKIDLQIDSKRVFYPKRWFGKKKKPRTVDVDYVPPEVRQRN